One Phaseolus vulgaris cultivar G19833 chromosome 2, P. vulgaris v2.0, whole genome shotgun sequence DNA window includes the following coding sequences:
- the LOC137810115 gene encoding uncharacterized protein — translation MDSVCASSPPFQTGPSGHPRHFYLAVDRLHFKMQTVIELVDLVARRPSLPIVVCCSTRDDLDSLCSSLSALPFVSSSALYSDLAEDERAFLLEKFRQVTAQWNQTNHGGAPNEDEIGKDERSHMIIVTDACLPLLSSGELPLNAHLLINYELPAKKETYTRRLTTCLTADGIVINMVVGGEVVTLKSIEESSNIVMQEMPMRILDIL, via the exons ATGGACAGCGTTTGTGCTTCGTCTCCGCCGTTTCAGACCGGACCGTCCGG CCACCCGCGCCACTTTTACCTCGCTGTTGACAGGCTCCACTTCAAAATG CAAACGGTAATCGAACTCGTGGATCTGGTGGCTCGACGTCCATCCTTGCCCATCGTCGTCTGTTGCAGCACGCGCGACGACCTCGACTCTCTCTGCTCCTCTCTCTCCGCTCTCCCCTTCGTTTCCTCCTCTGCTCTG TACAGTGATCTCGCTGAAGATGAACGCGCTTTCCTCTTGGAAAAGTTTCGACAGGTAACAGCTCAGTGGAATCAGACGAATCACGGTGGCGCGCCGAACGAGGACGAGATTGGGAAAGACGAGAGGTCTCATATGATCATTGTAACCGACGCCTGTCTCCCTCTCCTTTCTTCTGGAGAACTTCCCTTGAATGCTCATCTTCTCATTAACTACGAGTTACCAGCAAAGAAG GAGACATACACTAGGCGATTGACAACTTGTTTAACAGCCG ATGGAATTGTTATTAATATGGTGGTTGGTGGGGAAGTGGTGACTCTAAAAAGTATTGAAGAGAGCAGCAATATTGTCATGCAAGAGATGCCTATGCGA attcttgacattttatGA
- the LOC137810123 gene encoding heat shock factor protein HSF24-like, protein MSQRSVPAPFLTKTYELVEDPGTNEVISWSDSGNTFVVWKHADFAKDLLPKSFKHNNFSSFVRQLNTYGFRKIVPDKWEFANEHFKRGKKELLCDIKRRKTVPQLPALPPEAGKSGGDGSSPLNSGGGDEAGSTSTSSSSSGSKNTGLVETNTTVSHELSSENQKLKKDNETLSCELARARKQCDELVAFLKNRLMVGPDQIDRIMRQGSCGSEKAVGEEGGEECLKLFGVWLKEDTLADKRNNHHKRVREEQMGFGGPRLKESKPVVDFEPLNLIMTSNKVCN, encoded by the exons ATGTCGCAACGATCTGTGCCGGCACCGTTTTTGACGAAGACGTATGAGTTGGTGGAGGATCCCGGGACGAACGAGGTGATATCGTGGAGTGACAGTGGGAACACGTTTGTGGTGTGGAAGCATGCGGATTTTGCCAAGGATTTGCTTCCTAAATCTTTCAAGCACAATAACTTCTCCAGTTTTGTTCGCCAGCTCAACACCTAC GGATTCCGAAAGATTGTGCCAGATAAATGGGAATTCGCAAACGAGCATTTCAAACGAGGGAAGAAGGAGCTTCTCTGCGACATCAAACGCCGCAAGACCGTGCCGCAATTGCCGGCGCTTCCTCCGGAGGCTGGAAAATCCGGCGGCGATGGTAGCTCTCCTTTAAACTCCGGCGGTGGAGACGAGGCTGGGTCCACTTCTACCTCGTCCTCTTCCTCCGGTTCGAAGAACACGGGATTGGTGGAAACAAACACAACAGTTTCTCACGAGTTATCGAGCGAGAATCAGAAACTGAAGAAGGATAACGAAACGCTGAGTTGCGAGCTGGCACGTGCGAGGAAGCAGTGCGATGAGCTCGTGGCTTTTCTGAAGAACCGTCTGATGGTGGGTCCTGATCAGATAGATCGCATCATGCGGCAAGGAAGTTGTGGATCTGAGAAGGCGGTAGGTGAAGAAGGTGGTGAAGAATGTTTGAAACTGTTTGGTGTTTGGTTGAAAGAGGATACGCTAGCAGACAAAAGAAACAACCACCACAAGAGAGTCCGCGAAGAGCAAATGGGCTTCGGTGGGCCTCGTCTCAAGGAATCCAAGCCCGTTGTTGACTTTGAACCTCTAAATCTCATCATGACGAGCAATAAGGTTTGCAACTGA